One stretch of Oncorhynchus clarkii lewisi isolate Uvic-CL-2024 chromosome 1, UVic_Ocla_1.0, whole genome shotgun sequence DNA includes these proteins:
- the LOC139406749 gene encoding uncharacterized protein isoform X2, translating to MDEAMEGRLFNSAHVLAVESLGGEDPSAPSPLTNEREQGTEGADILEFLIKTEMEDSAGTGNLENNATVNTDATQTGASTTMGWRRMSECSYKMTEQETERMIKLRAVNEALFTGRKHTAKPAWRAILNVLGLQGKVTTDQLAKKWDNLKRRYKELKCPARGMESNPNSWPWFYRMNDAVEGRFAGCAPILTPVVEEGDEEFEPSPPPRKRARRTPGRGGMSEFLTESEMDELVETEDRNGADMFPGSAIGEYHRTTEFSYKLTEEDTKRLIELRASNEALFTGKRNTAKPAWRAIVKEMGLAGKLSADQVSKKWDNLKTKFKDLKYPPRGMENQSSPASWPWFQLMNDAFEGRLAGRAPKITPVWVSEEDYLFVSSPMPTERDPCPMPESSGISELVEAMGPGDTDVDGTVTFIDASGEECPTPLEFSYKMTEQDTRRLIKLRAANEVLFTGRRNAAKTAWKAILKELGLLGKVSTYQVAKKWDNLKRRYKDLKYPPVGMESMADNAASWPWFYLMNEAMEGRLAASGPVLTPITDGDDPKPSPLQPIRSRGRPLLDRGDTTLEYDQEMYADPATEECHRATAECERALREERLGRGPAGATAAHKGVTLEREWEMVERERAAIEGDRAAVDRERQWLESERANLARERMLLEQDRMALGREREAFESQRAAVVMNSATVVHTGHINHCGMGM from the exons ATGGATGAGGCCATGGAAGGACGCCTCTTCAACAGCGCCCACGTTTTGGCGGTGGAATCTTTGGGTGGTGAGGATCCGAGTGCTCCCTCACCATTAACCAACGAAAGAGAACAGGGGACCGAGGGTGCTGACATTTTGGAGTTCTTGATCAAAACGGAGATGGAGGACAGTGCAGGGACAGGGAACTTGGAAAACAATGCAACAGTTAACACTGATGCAACTCAGACTGGGGCCTCTACTACTATGGGCTGGCGAAGAATGTCAGAATGCTCATATAAAA TGACAGAGCAGGAGACGGAGAGAATGATAAAGCTGCGTGCCGTGAATGAGGCCCTCTTCACAGGCAGAAAACATACCGCTAAGCCAGCCTGGAG AGCTATTTTGAATGTGTTGGGTCTTCAGGGAAAAGTGACTACTGACCAGCTAGCCAAAAAGTGGGATAATCTCAAGAGGCGATATAAG GAGTTGAAATGTCCAGCCCGCGGCATGGAGAGCAACCCAAATTCCTGGCCCTGGTTCTACCGCATGAATGATGCTGTCGAGGGGCGTTTCGCCGGCTGCGCCCCCATCCTGACGCCAGTAGTAGAGGAGGGTGATGAGGAGTTTGAGCCCTCTCCACCACCAAGGAAGAGGGCTCGTCGGACACCAGGGAGGGGGGGGATGTCGGAGTTCTTGACAGAGTCAGAAATGGATGAGCTGGTAGAAACAGAGGATAGGAACGGTGCAGACATGTTCCCAGGGTCCGCCATAGGGGAGTATCACAGGACCACGGAATTCTCATATAAGT TGACTGAGGAGGACACCAAGAGATTGATAGAGCTGCGTGCTTCTAATGAGGCTCTTTTCACAGGAAAGAGAAATACTGCCAAGCCTGCTTGGAG GGCAATAGTGAAAGAGATGGGCCTCGCAGGCAAGTTGTCTGCTGATCAGGTCTCTAAAAAGTGGGACAACCTGAAGACAAAATTCAAG GACTTGAAGTACCCGCCACGTGGCATGGAGAACCAGAGCAGCCCTGCCTCCTGGCCTTGGTTCCAACTTATGAACGATGCCTTCGAGGGCCGACTGGCCGGGAGAGCCCCCAAAATAACGCCTGTATGGGTGAGCGAGGAAGACTACTTGTTTGTATCCTCGCCGATGCCTACAGAGAGAGACCCGTGTCCCATGCCAGAGAGTAGTGGGATTTCTGAGCTGGTAGAGGCAATGGGACCAGGGGACACAGATGTGGATGGAACCGTTACGTTCATCGATGCCAGTGGAGAGGAGTGCCCCACACCTTTGGAATTCTCCTATAAAA TGACAGAGCAGGATACGAGGAGGCTGATCAAGTTGCGGGCTGCCAATGAGGTTCTCTTCACTGGGAGGCGAAATGCTGCCAAGACTGCATGGAA GGCCATTTTAAAAGAGTTGGGTCTCCTGGGAAAGGTGTCAACTTACCAGGTGGCCAAGAAGTGGGACAACTTAAAGAGGAGATATAAG GACCTGAAGTACCCTCCTGTGGGCATGGAGAGCATGGCAGACAATGCTGCTTCCTGGCCATGGTTCTACCTCATGAACGAGGCCATGGAGGGCCGCCTTGCTGCCAGCGGACCTGTCCTGACCCCTATAACGGATGGCGACGACCCAAAGCCTTCCCCTTTGCAGCCCATTCGAAGTAGAGGACGCCCGTTGCTGGACAGAGGCGACACCACACTGGAGTACGACCAAGAGATGTATGCGGACCCCGCCACAGAGGAGTGCCACAGGGCCACAGCGGAGTGTGAGAGGGCCCtaagagaggagaggttgggtaGGGGGCCAGCTGGGGCCACTGCTGCTCACAAGGGAGTGACactagagagagagtgggagatggtggagagggagagggcagcgATAGAGGGGGATAGAGCGGCAGTGGACAGAGAGCGGCAGTggctggagagcgagagagccaaCTTGGCAAGAGAGAGGATGCTGTTGGAACAGGACAGGATggccctggggagagagagagaggcctttgAGAGCCAGAGGGCAGCAGTGGTGATGAACAGCGCTACAGTGGTGCACACTGGACACATCAACCACTGTGGGATGGGGATGTAG
- the LOC139406749 gene encoding uncharacterized protein isoform X1 — MESTMDPTPNVTDNLYKMTEEDVKRLIELRSSNEALFTGKRNAAKVAWNAILKGLGLEGKLTADQIAKKWENLKTRYKDLKYPFLGKDTVSTSIASWPWFQLMDEAMEGRLFNSAHVLAVESLGGEDPSAPSPLTNEREQGTEGADILEFLIKTEMEDSAGTGNLENNATVNTDATQTGASTTMGWRRMSECSYKMTEQETERMIKLRAVNEALFTGRKHTAKPAWRAILNVLGLQGKVTTDQLAKKWDNLKRRYKELKCPARGMESNPNSWPWFYRMNDAVEGRFAGCAPILTPVVEEGDEEFEPSPPPRKRARRTPGRGGMSEFLTESEMDELVETEDRNGADMFPGSAIGEYHRTTEFSYKLTEEDTKRLIELRASNEALFTGKRNTAKPAWRAIVKEMGLAGKLSADQVSKKWDNLKTKFKDLKYPPRGMENQSSPASWPWFQLMNDAFEGRLAGRAPKITPVWVSEEDYLFVSSPMPTERDPCPMPESSGISELVEAMGPGDTDVDGTVTFIDASGEECPTPLEFSYKMTEQDTRRLIKLRAANEVLFTGRRNAAKTAWKAILKELGLLGKVSTYQVAKKWDNLKRRYKDLKYPPVGMESMADNAASWPWFYLMNEAMEGRLAASGPVLTPITDGDDPKPSPLQPIRSRGRPLLDRGDTTLEYDQEMYADPATEECHRATAECERALREERLGRGPAGATAAHKGVTLEREWEMVERERAAIEGDRAAVDRERQWLESERANLARERMLLEQDRMALGREREAFESQRAAVVMNSATVVHTGHINHCGMGM; from the exons ATGGAGTCAACGATGGACCCAACGCCTAATGTCACAGATAACTTGTATAAAA TGACTGAAGAGGACGTCAAGAGGTTAATAGAACTGCGTTCCTCCAATGAGGCTCTTTTCACAGGAAAAAGAAATGCTGCCAAGGTTGCCTGGAA TGCAATTCTAAAGGGATTAGGTCTTGAGGGAAAGCTGACAGCTGACCAGATTGCCAAAAAGTGGGAAAATCTGAAGACTAGATACAAG GATTTAAAATACCCTTTTCTTGGCAAGGACACAGTTTCTACAAGCATAGCCTCCTGGCCATGGTTCCAACTTATGGATGAGGCCATGGAAGGACGCCTCTTCAACAGCGCCCACGTTTTGGCGGTGGAATCTTTGGGTGGTGAGGATCCGAGTGCTCCCTCACCATTAACCAACGAAAGAGAACAGGGGACCGAGGGTGCTGACATTTTGGAGTTCTTGATCAAAACGGAGATGGAGGACAGTGCAGGGACAGGGAACTTGGAAAACAATGCAACAGTTAACACTGATGCAACTCAGACTGGGGCCTCTACTACTATGGGCTGGCGAAGAATGTCAGAATGCTCATATAAAA TGACAGAGCAGGAGACGGAGAGAATGATAAAGCTGCGTGCCGTGAATGAGGCCCTCTTCACAGGCAGAAAACATACCGCTAAGCCAGCCTGGAG AGCTATTTTGAATGTGTTGGGTCTTCAGGGAAAAGTGACTACTGACCAGCTAGCCAAAAAGTGGGATAATCTCAAGAGGCGATATAAG GAGTTGAAATGTCCAGCCCGCGGCATGGAGAGCAACCCAAATTCCTGGCCCTGGTTCTACCGCATGAATGATGCTGTCGAGGGGCGTTTCGCCGGCTGCGCCCCCATCCTGACGCCAGTAGTAGAGGAGGGTGATGAGGAGTTTGAGCCCTCTCCACCACCAAGGAAGAGGGCTCGTCGGACACCAGGGAGGGGGGGGATGTCGGAGTTCTTGACAGAGTCAGAAATGGATGAGCTGGTAGAAACAGAGGATAGGAACGGTGCAGACATGTTCCCAGGGTCCGCCATAGGGGAGTATCACAGGACCACGGAATTCTCATATAAGT TGACTGAGGAGGACACCAAGAGATTGATAGAGCTGCGTGCTTCTAATGAGGCTCTTTTCACAGGAAAGAGAAATACTGCCAAGCCTGCTTGGAG GGCAATAGTGAAAGAGATGGGCCTCGCAGGCAAGTTGTCTGCTGATCAGGTCTCTAAAAAGTGGGACAACCTGAAGACAAAATTCAAG GACTTGAAGTACCCGCCACGTGGCATGGAGAACCAGAGCAGCCCTGCCTCCTGGCCTTGGTTCCAACTTATGAACGATGCCTTCGAGGGCCGACTGGCCGGGAGAGCCCCCAAAATAACGCCTGTATGGGTGAGCGAGGAAGACTACTTGTTTGTATCCTCGCCGATGCCTACAGAGAGAGACCCGTGTCCCATGCCAGAGAGTAGTGGGATTTCTGAGCTGGTAGAGGCAATGGGACCAGGGGACACAGATGTGGATGGAACCGTTACGTTCATCGATGCCAGTGGAGAGGAGTGCCCCACACCTTTGGAATTCTCCTATAAAA TGACAGAGCAGGATACGAGGAGGCTGATCAAGTTGCGGGCTGCCAATGAGGTTCTCTTCACTGGGAGGCGAAATGCTGCCAAGACTGCATGGAA GGCCATTTTAAAAGAGTTGGGTCTCCTGGGAAAGGTGTCAACTTACCAGGTGGCCAAGAAGTGGGACAACTTAAAGAGGAGATATAAG GACCTGAAGTACCCTCCTGTGGGCATGGAGAGCATGGCAGACAATGCTGCTTCCTGGCCATGGTTCTACCTCATGAACGAGGCCATGGAGGGCCGCCTTGCTGCCAGCGGACCTGTCCTGACCCCTATAACGGATGGCGACGACCCAAAGCCTTCCCCTTTGCAGCCCATTCGAAGTAGAGGACGCCCGTTGCTGGACAGAGGCGACACCACACTGGAGTACGACCAAGAGATGTATGCGGACCCCGCCACAGAGGAGTGCCACAGGGCCACAGCGGAGTGTGAGAGGGCCCtaagagaggagaggttgggtaGGGGGCCAGCTGGGGCCACTGCTGCTCACAAGGGAGTGACactagagagagagtgggagatggtggagagggagagggcagcgATAGAGGGGGATAGAGCGGCAGTGGACAGAGAGCGGCAGTggctggagagcgagagagccaaCTTGGCAAGAGAGAGGATGCTGTTGGAACAGGACAGGATggccctggggagagagagagaggcctttgAGAGCCAGAGGGCAGCAGTGGTGATGAACAGCGCTACAGTGGTGCACACTGGACACATCAACCACTGTGGGATGGGGATGTAG
- the LOC139406761 gene encoding caldesmon-like: MMDAMDKRPFGAEYNYKMSENDISRLIKLRATNDAIFTGKRNSAMPAWRAMLVELGLEGKLTTGQLKKKWENLKKKYKDFKYPPLGMEKVNPMSWRWFHLMDDAIEGRLAGSARILNPSLFDFGEVGDVSFASSPTTSPIANKRLCMRPEGGEGTNIFEFWAKAQLGESVGAASTVADGQVAYTDAATEEIRRAAVECERALREEGRGAAQNERAAPDKMPVGGYGRTMAEDVETIAEDGRAMLVRNPGRNIERETAELERQIADLEKEREVLEREQADFDRERLILDRERDVVSRERVAVERGRASLDKDRAAMDRERAAMERERAILDRDRASIERERAELQKEKEALMKSKVSRNNGSTDVELDSSTIEKREKLLSIFERLVDKL; this comes from the exons ATGATGGATGCGATGGATAAAAGACCTTTTGGTGCAGAATATAACTATAAAA TGTCTGAAAATGACATATCCAGATTAATAAAATTGCGTGCAACGAATGACGCCATCTTCACTGGGAAGAGAAACTCTGCCATGCCTGCCTGGAG AGCAATGTTAGTAGAGTTGGGTCTCGAAGGGAAGCTTACAACCGGGCAATTGAAAAAGAAGTGGGAAAACCTTAAAAAGAAATATAAG GATTTTAAGTACCCTCCTCTTGGCATGGAGAAAGTCAATCCAATGTCCTGGCGTTGGTTTCACCTCATGGACGATGCCATCGAGGGCCGCCTAGCTGGGTCTGCCCGCATCCTAAACCCTTCACTGTTTGATTTTGGGGAAGTTGGGGACGTTTCATTTGCGTCCTCTCCCACTACCTCTCCCATAGCCAACAAGAGACTATGTATGAGGCCGGAGGGAGGTGAGGGAACAAACATTTTTGAGTTCTGGgccaaggcacagctgggggagagTGTTGGTGCTGCGAGCACGGTAGCAGATGGACAGGTGGCATACACAGACGCAGCTACAGAGGAGATCCGGAGGGCAGCGGTGGAGTGCGAGAGGGCCCTGCGAGAGGAGGGCAGGGGTGCAGCTCAGAATGAGAGGGCCGCGCCTGACAAGATGCCAGTGGGTGGGTACGGGAGGACCATGGCTGAGGATGTGGAGACCATAGCTGAAGACGGAAGAGCCATGTTGGTGAGAAACCCTGGCAGGAACATTGAGAGGGAGACTGCTGAACTAGAGAGGCAGATAGCAGATTTGGAGAAGGAGCGAGAAGTGTTAGAGAGGGAACAGGCAGACtttgacagggagaggttgatactggacagagagagggatgtggtgAGCAGAGAGCGGGTGGCTGTTGAGCGAGGCAGAGCTTCACTAGACAAGGACAGAGCAGCGATGGACAGGGAGCGAGCAGCAATGGAACGGGAGCGAGCCATACTGGACAGGGATAGGGCGTcaatcgagagagagagggcagagctgCAGAAAGAAAAGGAAGCCCTAATGAAAAGCAAGGTTTCCAGGAACAACGGCTCCACTGATGTGGAACTGGACTCATCCACTATAGAAAAAAGAGAGAAACTGCTTTCCATATTTGAGAGACTTGTTGATAAGCTGTGA